Proteins encoded within one genomic window of Bacillus sp. 1NLA3E:
- a CDS encoding valine--tRNA ligase: MDTKEISMPTKYDPQAIEQGRYDWWLKGKFFEAKDDETKQPYTIVIPPPNVTGKLHLGHAWDTTLQDILTRMKRMQGYDVLWLPGMDHAGIATQAKVEEKLRGEGKTRYDLGRDKFVEETWKWKEEYAGHIRQQWAKVGLGLDYSRERFTLDEGLSDAVKEVFVSLYKKDLIYRGEYIINWDPSTKTALSDIEVIYKDVQGAFYHMKYPFADGSGYIEVATTRPETMLGDTAVAVHPEDERYKHMIGKTVILPIVGREIPIVGDDYVDMDFGSGAVKITPAHDPNDFELGNRHNLERILVMNEDGSMNARAGQYQGMDRFECRKQIVKDLQEQGVLFKIEDHLHSVGHSERSGAVVEPYLSTQWFVKMQPLADAAVALQSEEDKVNFVPDRFEKTYLHWMENIRDWCISRQLWWGHRIPAWYHKETGEIYVENEPPADIENWVQDNDVLDTWFSSALWPFSTLGWPDKDSADFKRYYPTACLVTGYDIIFFWVSRMIFQGIEFTGGRPFNDVLIHGLVRDAQGRKMSKSLGNGVDPMEVIDQYGADSLRYFLSTGSSPGQDLRFSVEKVEATWNFANKIWNASRFALMNMDGMTFEEIDLSGEKSVADKWILTRLNETIENVTRLSDRYEFGEAGRALYNFIWDDFCDWYIEMAKLPLYGDDEAAKKTTRSILAYVLDQTMRLLHPFMPFITEEIWQNLPHSGESITTASWPVVDAALVDDQAAGEMKLLVEIIRSVRNSRAEVNTPLSKKIKMILKAKDAGVLAVLEKNRGYIERFCNPEELVIAVEVEAPDKAMTAVVTGAEIILPLAGLINLDEERARLEKEVERLNKEVERVQKKLGNEGFVKKAPAKVIEEERAKEQDYIEKRAAVQVRLNELKSL; the protein is encoded by the coding sequence ATGGATACGAAGGAGATTTCAATGCCGACGAAGTATGATCCGCAGGCGATTGAACAGGGTCGATATGATTGGTGGCTAAAGGGTAAGTTTTTTGAGGCTAAGGATGATGAAACGAAACAGCCTTATACGATTGTGATTCCGCCGCCAAATGTAACGGGAAAGCTACATTTAGGGCATGCGTGGGATACGACGCTTCAGGATATTTTGACTAGAATGAAGCGGATGCAGGGTTACGATGTTTTGTGGTTGCCTGGGATGGACCATGCCGGAATTGCTACGCAAGCGAAGGTTGAGGAAAAGCTTCGTGGTGAGGGGAAAACGCGTTATGATCTTGGTCGTGATAAGTTTGTTGAGGAAACGTGGAAATGGAAGGAAGAATATGCTGGCCATATTCGCCAGCAGTGGGCAAAAGTTGGTCTTGGGTTAGATTATAGCCGCGAACGGTTCACTCTTGATGAAGGGCTGTCAGATGCTGTTAAAGAGGTATTTGTGAGTCTTTACAAAAAAGATTTAATCTACCGTGGTGAATATATTATTAACTGGGATCCATCAACGAAAACGGCGTTATCGGATATTGAAGTTATTTATAAAGACGTACAGGGCGCGTTTTATCATATGAAGTACCCGTTTGCTGATGGTTCAGGCTATATTGAAGTGGCAACGACCCGTCCGGAAACGATGTTGGGCGATACAGCCGTTGCGGTTCATCCTGAAGATGAGCGTTATAAACATATGATTGGTAAGACGGTTATATTGCCGATTGTCGGTCGCGAGATTCCAATCGTTGGCGATGATTATGTTGATATGGACTTTGGTTCTGGTGCTGTGAAAATTACACCAGCACATGACCCTAATGACTTTGAATTAGGGAATCGCCATAATCTTGAAAGAATCCTTGTTATGAATGAAGATGGATCGATGAATGCTCGAGCTGGACAGTATCAAGGAATGGATCGCTTTGAGTGTCGCAAGCAAATCGTTAAGGATCTTCAGGAACAAGGTGTTTTGTTTAAAATTGAAGATCACCTGCATTCAGTAGGGCATTCTGAGCGCAGTGGGGCGGTTGTTGAGCCTTACCTTTCAACTCAATGGTTTGTTAAAATGCAGCCGTTAGCTGATGCTGCTGTAGCACTTCAAAGTGAAGAAGATAAGGTTAACTTTGTTCCGGATCGCTTTGAAAAGACGTATTTGCATTGGATGGAGAATATCCGTGACTGGTGTATTTCACGTCAGCTTTGGTGGGGCCACCGGATTCCGGCTTGGTATCATAAAGAAACGGGTGAGATTTACGTAGAGAACGAGCCACCAGCTGATATCGAAAACTGGGTTCAGGACAATGATGTTTTAGACACATGGTTCTCGTCAGCGTTATGGCCGTTTTCGACTTTAGGCTGGCCAGATAAGGATTCAGCTGACTTTAAGCGTTATTATCCAACTGCTTGTTTGGTAACAGGATACGACATCATATTCTTCTGGGTATCACGGATGATTTTCCAAGGGATTGAATTCACGGGGGGACGGCCGTTTAATGATGTATTAATTCATGGACTTGTTCGTGATGCACAAGGCCGCAAGATGAGTAAATCGCTTGGTAACGGGGTTGATCCGATGGAAGTCATCGATCAATATGGGGCGGATTCACTGCGCTACTTTTTATCAACTGGTAGTTCACCTGGTCAAGATTTACGATTTAGTGTTGAGAAGGTTGAAGCAACTTGGAATTTTGCTAATAAAATTTGGAATGCATCCCGCTTTGCATTGATGAATATGGACGGTATGACATTTGAAGAGATCGATTTGAGTGGGGAAAAGTCGGTTGCTGATAAGTGGATTTTAACTCGCTTAAACGAAACGATTGAAAATGTTACGCGCTTGTCTGATCGCTACGAATTTGGTGAAGCGGGTCGGGCGCTTTATAACTTCATTTGGGACGATTTCTGTGATTGGTATATCGAAATGGCGAAGTTACCTTTATACGGTGACGATGAAGCGGCGAAGAAAACCACTCGTTCCATTTTAGCTTATGTATTGGATCAAACGATGCGTTTGTTACATCCGTTCATGCCATTTATCACGGAAGAAATTTGGCAAAACCTGCCTCATTCTGGAGAGTCGATTACAACGGCAAGCTGGCCTGTGGTTGATGCGGCGTTGGTTGATGATCAAGCTGCTGGTGAGATGAAGTTGCTGGTTGAAATCATTCGTTCTGTTCGAAATAGTCGTGCCGAGGTGAATACACCGCTTAGCAAAAAAATTAAGATGATCCTGAAGGCGAAGGATGCTGGCGTTCTTGCTGTGCTAGAGAAGAATCGTGGCTATATTGAGCGTTTCTGTAATCCAGAGGAGCTCGTGATCGCTGTTGAGGTGGAAGCCCCAGATAAAGCGATGACAGCGGTTGTTACGGGAGCTGAGATTATTCTTCCATTAGCTGGTTTGATTAATCTGGATGAAGAAAGAGCTCGTCTTGAAAAAGAGGTTGAGCGTCTGAATAAAGAAGTAGAGCGGGTTCAGAAGAAACTTGGCAACGAAGGCTTCGTTAAAAAAGCACCAGCAAAGGTAATCGAAGAAGAGCGTGCCAAAGAGCAGGATTACATTGAGAAACGTGCAGCGGTTCAAGTTCGTTTGAATGAGTTAAAAAGTTTATAA
- a CDS encoding GspE/PulE family protein gives MKYTRKRLGDLLVEAGLITEEQLQLTLSEKTPGQKLGDALLQKGYLTEQQLIEVLEVQLGIPHLSLYNYPFETNLFSLVSKEAAMRNLLIPLRRDGDKLLVAMADPMDFFSIDDLRLSTGFQIEAVISTKDDIVRAINKFYDMDNEFDDLLDGMKKGDNPQEETITDEDSPIVRLVNQILANAVAHKASDIHFDPQETKLVVRYRIDGLLRVERVLPKNMQSFLTARIKIMANLDITEHRIPQDGRIKINLNFYPIDLRVSTLPTVFGEKIVLRILDLSNALIDIDKIGFNKVNLTRFLRMIERPNGIVLITGPTGSGKSSTLYAALNNLNNETVNIITIEDPVEFQLEGISQIQVNQNVGMTFATGLRSILRQDPNIIMVGEIRDKETAEVGIRASLTGHLVLSTLHTNDALSSVTRLIDMGMEPFLVATSLSGIVAQRLIRKVCRDCGEPHDATNREIEIFANRGLKIDKIMRGKGCVSCNMTGYRGRIAIHEVIVVNEEMRHVIMNSGSVANLRQIAVKNKTIFLIDDGLLKVKQGLTTTEEVLRVAISE, from the coding sequence ATGAAATATACTCGAAAACGACTAGGTGATTTATTAGTGGAAGCTGGACTGATTACAGAGGAACAGCTCCAGTTAACTTTATCCGAAAAAACGCCAGGTCAAAAGCTTGGAGATGCGTTGTTACAAAAGGGTTATCTTACCGAGCAACAACTCATTGAGGTTCTCGAGGTTCAGCTTGGAATTCCGCATCTCAGCCTCTACAACTACCCGTTTGAAACGAATTTATTTTCGCTTGTCTCAAAAGAAGCAGCAATGCGAAATCTATTAATTCCGTTACGAAGGGACGGGGATAAGCTGTTGGTAGCAATGGCGGATCCGATGGATTTCTTTTCAATTGATGACTTGCGCCTTTCAACAGGGTTTCAAATCGAAGCGGTTATATCCACAAAAGATGATATCGTTCGTGCCATCAATAAATTTTACGACATGGACAATGAGTTTGATGATCTCCTTGATGGGATGAAAAAAGGGGATAATCCACAGGAAGAGACAATAACAGATGAGGATTCTCCGATTGTTCGCCTTGTCAACCAAATCCTCGCTAATGCTGTTGCCCATAAGGCAAGCGATATCCATTTTGACCCCCAAGAAACGAAGCTTGTTGTTAGATATCGTATTGATGGGTTGTTACGGGTTGAGCGAGTCCTACCGAAAAATATGCAAAGCTTTCTGACAGCGAGAATTAAAATTATGGCCAATTTGGATATTACCGAACACCGGATCCCGCAGGATGGACGCATCAAAATCAATCTTAATTTTTACCCAATTGATTTGCGGGTATCCACCTTACCGACTGTGTTTGGAGAAAAAATTGTACTCCGGATTCTCGATTTAAGTAACGCCCTGATTGATATCGATAAGATTGGCTTTAATAAGGTAAATTTAACACGTTTTTTACGAATGATTGAAAGGCCGAATGGGATTGTGCTGATCACTGGGCCAACCGGATCTGGTAAATCCTCAACTCTTTATGCTGCATTAAATAATCTTAACAACGAAACGGTCAATATTATCACGATAGAAGATCCGGTGGAGTTTCAACTAGAGGGAATCAGTCAAATTCAGGTCAATCAGAACGTTGGCATGACGTTTGCCACAGGACTTAGATCTATTTTACGTCAGGACCCGAATATTATTATGGTCGGGGAAATCCGCGACAAAGAAACCGCCGAAGTGGGAATTCGTGCCTCATTAACTGGGCACTTAGTGTTAAGTACCCTGCATACAAATGATGCCCTAAGCTCGGTTACACGCTTGATTGACATGGGAATGGAACCCTTTTTGGTGGCAACGTCATTATCTGGTATCGTCGCCCAGCGCCTTATTCGGAAAGTTTGTCGAGACTGTGGCGAACCGCATGATGCGACCAACCGCGAGATTGAAATCTTTGCCAATCGAGGCTTAAAAATTGACAAGATTATGCGCGGTAAAGGATGCGTTTCTTGTAATATGACTGGTTATCGGGGTAGGATCGCGATTCATGAAGTAATCGTGGTTAATGAGGAAATGCGTCATGTCATTATGAATAGTGGTTCGGTTGCTAATCTTCGGCAAATTGCCGTTAAAAATAAAACCATTTTCTTGATAGATGATGGCTTATTGAAAGTGAAACAAGGTCTAACAACAACAGAAGAGGTATTAAGAGTGGCCATTTCTGAATAG
- a CDS encoding bifunctional folylpolyglutamate synthase/dihydrofolate synthase yields MFQTYDEALSWIHGRLRLGIKPGLKRMEWMMERLNHPEQKIKTIHIGGTNGKGSTLTFLRCILEEAGYEVGTFTSPFFEHFNERISVNGKPITDAEMLELANVILPLADELDHSELGGPTEFEVITAMALYYFAKINPVDVALFEVGLGGRFDSTNIIHPLLSIITSIGLDHTNILGDTYEKIAAEKAGIIKNGTAILTAVKQDEAMEVIAAKAMESKAPLYQLGSEFSISGNHSLMRGEEFNFSSIFQELPQIQISMLGKHQTENAALAIMAAQLLKQFYALLIDEPHILQGLKRAYWPGRLELILEEPTIIMDGAHNEEGIEALVHELKARYNDKQIQILFTALSDKKLDKMIQQLDAVADSITFTEFAYPRASQAQFLYELSCSQNKHKAKDWKQYLRTTIPTLKENEILVITGSLYFLSEVKPFLVNLIK; encoded by the coding sequence GTGTTTCAAACATACGATGAGGCTTTATCTTGGATCCACGGCCGACTTCGACTCGGAATTAAGCCAGGTTTGAAGCGGATGGAGTGGATGATGGAGCGACTCAACCATCCTGAACAAAAAATCAAAACAATCCACATTGGTGGAACGAACGGAAAAGGGTCAACCCTGACTTTTTTACGATGTATTTTGGAGGAAGCAGGTTACGAGGTTGGAACCTTCACTTCTCCGTTTTTTGAGCATTTTAATGAGCGGATTAGTGTGAATGGAAAGCCAATAACTGATGCTGAAATGCTGGAGCTTGCAAATGTGATTCTTCCATTAGCGGATGAGTTGGATCACTCCGAACTAGGCGGACCAACTGAATTTGAAGTGATAACAGCGATGGCACTGTATTATTTTGCAAAAATAAATCCTGTTGATGTGGCTCTTTTCGAAGTAGGATTGGGTGGCCGCTTTGATTCAACCAATATCATTCACCCGCTATTATCGATTATCACCAGTATTGGCTTGGACCACACCAATATTCTTGGTGATACATATGAAAAAATAGCAGCTGAAAAAGCGGGGATTATAAAAAACGGGACGGCAATCTTAACAGCTGTAAAACAAGACGAAGCAATGGAAGTTATTGCAGCAAAAGCAATGGAATCAAAGGCACCTTTATACCAGCTTGGTTCAGAGTTTTCCATTTCCGGCAATCATTCGTTAATGCGCGGCGAGGAGTTCAATTTCTCCTCCATTTTTCAAGAATTGCCACAGATACAAATATCTATGCTAGGGAAGCATCAAACCGAGAACGCAGCACTTGCCATCATGGCGGCACAGCTATTAAAACAATTCTATGCTTTGCTAATTGATGAACCTCATATCCTTCAAGGACTAAAACGTGCCTATTGGCCAGGCAGACTGGAATTGATTTTAGAGGAGCCGACCATCATTATGGACGGGGCACACAATGAAGAAGGAATTGAGGCCCTAGTGCATGAATTAAAGGCACGGTACAACGACAAACAAATCCAGATTTTATTTACTGCCCTATCCGATAAAAAATTGGACAAGATGATTCAACAATTGGATGCCGTTGCTGACAGTATTACCTTTACTGAATTCGCTTACCCCCGTGCCTCACAGGCACAATTCTTATATGAACTAAGTTGTTCACAAAATAAACATAAAGCCAAAGATTGGAAGCAGTACTTAAGAACGACAATACCAACCTTAAAGGAAAATGAAATCCTAGTCATTACTGGGTCACTCTATTTCCTATCGGAGGTAAAGCCGTTCCTAGTTAATCTTATAAAATAA
- a CDS encoding VanW family protein, producing MRNGKSIKLFIVLFLCTAFIYSFSHFGALAYESMTSTSDEFATGTKIGPIDVSGKTKSDALKLLSAPLQKWRSETKISLQYKEKTIPVDVGKFQIDLENSVATAKDGQQNEVIVTFKSSDLRELLKNASKELEDPKLIIDPILTELISYSTNLSAREYQLSVEKFLPKDFNKNEVLSEATITCDYTPLELGILVERLSPIKIEGYSQVSLLKLIEAQKLATFSPEAASMLATTIYEAILSSNFTIVERQTGVVLPEYASLGMEAKVDLDTHLDLVFVNPNDASYEIQLQRQDNTLTATLNGSKFLFDYKINIAEKQEFKPKTIIQYSPLLPANGTKVQQEGANGFLIKVYREIYDENGAWIRKEAISEDFYPPVPRIELHALTSSKTSESSDGQTDTSQATVDSGQNTTQYTNNKDGTASTQQSTLESDLYGKENETMK from the coding sequence GTGAGGAATGGTAAAAGTATAAAACTGTTTATTGTCCTATTTTTGTGCACTGCATTTATTTATAGTTTCTCACATTTCGGCGCTTTGGCTTACGAATCAATGACTTCGACTAGTGACGAGTTTGCAACAGGTACGAAGATTGGTCCGATTGATGTTTCAGGTAAAACCAAATCCGATGCCTTAAAACTTTTAAGTGCACCGCTCCAAAAATGGCGTTCCGAAACAAAGATTAGCCTCCAATATAAAGAAAAGACGATTCCAGTAGATGTGGGCAAGTTTCAAATTGATTTAGAAAACTCCGTTGCGACTGCAAAGGATGGACAACAAAATGAAGTAATCGTCACGTTCAAATCTAGTGATCTGAGAGAATTGTTAAAAAATGCTTCTAAGGAGCTTGAGGATCCAAAGCTTATTATCGATCCAATCCTTACGGAACTTATATCATATTCTACCAATCTTAGTGCCAGGGAATACCAGCTTTCAGTCGAAAAGTTTTTACCAAAAGACTTCAATAAAAACGAAGTCTTAAGTGAAGCAACAATTACATGTGATTATACTCCGCTTGAATTAGGGATATTGGTTGAGAGATTGTCACCGATTAAAATAGAGGGCTATTCTCAAGTCTCGTTATTAAAATTAATCGAGGCTCAAAAGCTTGCAACGTTTTCTCCAGAAGCAGCCAGTATGCTAGCTACCACTATTTACGAAGCAATCTTATCCAGCAACTTCACGATTGTCGAAAGACAAACTGGGGTAGTTTTACCGGAATATGCCAGTCTTGGAATGGAAGCAAAGGTAGACTTGGACACCCATCTCGACCTTGTCTTTGTCAATCCAAACGATGCAAGTTATGAAATTCAGCTTCAAAGGCAGGATAACACACTAACTGCAACTCTTAACGGAAGTAAGTTCCTTTTCGACTATAAAATAAACATTGCGGAGAAGCAGGAATTTAAACCGAAAACAATTATTCAGTACAGTCCGCTCCTACCAGCCAATGGAACAAAGGTCCAACAGGAAGGCGCAAATGGTTTCCTTATAAAGGTTTACCGGGAAATTTACGATGAAAATGGGGCTTGGATCCGCAAAGAGGCCATTTCAGAGGATTTTTATCCACCTGTTCCACGGATCGAACTTCACGCTTTGACCTCTTCGAAAACAAGTGAAAGTTCTGATGGACAAACAGATACGAGCCAAGCAACCGTAGATTCAGGGCAAAATACCACCCAATACACGAATAATAAGGATGGAACGGCATCAACCCAGCAATCTACTTTGGAAAGTGATTTGTATGGGAAGGAAAATGAAACAATGAAATAA
- a CDS encoding PilW family protein, producing the protein MEKFVGFIKKNEKGITLIELLAALALVSMVILLASSVQLFGQKQVNNQTNEIQNQSNVRLALNIVTKEIRKASNVSVTNNVLTINNTDIYKLENNILKKNNEPLISNIQSFTITKTEDKVTITITNTPSNNQPKTTLSATIYLRK; encoded by the coding sequence ATGGAAAAATTTGTAGGCTTTATTAAAAAAAATGAAAAAGGAATAACCTTAATAGAATTATTAGCGGCACTTGCTTTGGTCTCAATGGTGATACTGCTGGCAAGTTCTGTTCAATTATTTGGTCAAAAACAAGTGAATAACCAAACAAATGAAATTCAGAATCAATCCAATGTCAGACTGGCGTTAAATATAGTTACAAAGGAAATTAGGAAGGCTTCAAATGTAAGTGTGACAAATAATGTTTTAACGATTAACAATACCGATATATACAAACTTGAAAATAATATTCTTAAAAAAAATAACGAACCGTTAATTTCAAATATACAATCATTCACCATTACGAAAACAGAAGATAAAGTGACCATCACAATTACCAATACCCCATCAAATAATCAACCCAAAACAACACTATCAGCAACTATCTATTTAAGAAAATAG
- the ysxE gene encoding spore coat protein YsxE — MNANNNLNGVASILAHYAVEPYYVEDLGKIQKVYSNKGAFALKMIPPQLGTEFIRHIQTLYQKGYNRIVPIYPAMDGRYAVLHQNMLYYLMPWLENEAKEDPVERNKKLFRELARLHTLSSREVPIKKEDRKEHYENTLLLLEKDEEFITGFLESSEKKIYMSPFELQFCLYYHEVKQAIQYSKRRLEAWYEKTKDLEKVRTVLIHGKFSPEHFLFDDKGYGYFMNFENIKEGSPYQDILPYLHQTLKGLPKRSEECIEWLLIYYKYFPLKEEEKHLMLSYFSHPSAIIKVLKKYHKQQPGKKERKFSQQLQRKYWLLKNTEYVVMRLEEIEQQKAQALAQAQQQEGAQD; from the coding sequence GTGAATGCTAACAACAATCTTAATGGGGTAGCATCCATTTTAGCTCATTATGCGGTTGAACCTTATTATGTTGAGGACTTGGGAAAAATACAAAAGGTTTACTCTAACAAAGGTGCTTTTGCCTTGAAAATGATACCGCCGCAATTAGGCACCGAATTTATACGCCATATTCAAACGCTATATCAAAAGGGCTATAACCGAATTGTCCCGATTTACCCGGCAATGGATGGCCGTTATGCAGTCCTTCACCAAAATATGCTTTACTATTTAATGCCCTGGCTAGAGAATGAAGCGAAAGAGGACCCAGTAGAAAGAAATAAGAAATTATTTCGCGAACTGGCTAGGCTTCATACACTATCGTCTCGTGAGGTTCCAATAAAAAAAGAGGATCGAAAAGAACATTATGAAAATACATTGCTCTTGTTGGAAAAAGACGAAGAATTTATAACGGGGTTTCTTGAAAGCTCTGAAAAAAAAATATATATGTCGCCGTTTGAATTACAATTTTGTCTATATTATCATGAGGTCAAACAAGCCATTCAATATTCAAAACGTAGGCTTGAGGCATGGTATGAGAAAACAAAGGACCTAGAGAAGGTTAGGACCGTATTGATTCACGGAAAGTTTTCTCCTGAACATTTCTTGTTTGATGATAAAGGCTATGGATATTTTATGAATTTTGAAAACATCAAGGAGGGTTCTCCCTATCAAGACATTCTTCCCTATTTACATCAGACTTTAAAGGGGTTACCAAAAAGAAGCGAGGAATGTATTGAATGGTTGCTTATTTATTATAAATATTTTCCACTAAAAGAAGAGGAAAAGCATTTAATGTTGAGCTATTTTTCCCATCCTAGTGCCATCATCAAGGTCCTGAAAAAATATCATAAACAGCAACCAGGAAAAAAGGAACGAAAATTTTCACAACAGCTGCAGCGTAAGTATTGGTTGCTTAAAAATACTGAGTATGTGGTGATGCGACTCGAGGAAATTGAACAACAGAAGGCGCAGGCACTAGCACAGGCGCAACAACAAGAAGGAGCCCAAGATTGA
- a CDS encoding PilX N-terminal domain-containing pilus assembly protein: protein MKNWYSKIKSLNNENGVALVTVLLVFVVISIMGFSLMGLAASNIKMTSGERNNQSSYYIAESGITYKMNDIRTKLSTIYGQSLSYTDFFSSVDNLMELGQEKTVENLFEESFGGNPVVKIKIEKLQDGTVVSYSNNYKITSTGTINNRSRTVVKIIHLTWKPKSGVTIPADTVLFVQENLTLKNVPVDGSIGTNGTATDITLNGSKAIVTGNIYTNVGTQLNIPEFPLFTIPTNAANFTDTTLKMDQDMVLNNLTVNANQTLTIDVGYINKNLVVNNLTLLSGAKIQIVGSAKLSIYAKNISMTSGSILNTGGDFEKVYIFLEGTASNIYGLINASMYAKNSNLVVNNFVSGVQGHIVTSGTSISIVGSGTANYPKMIFAPNATVNINASFAGSIIAKSLSSQGNDDSFIFKFVQINYDNSPLFVDNGTGLSPVKDTITGEPVREQ from the coding sequence ATGAAAAATTGGTATTCCAAAATAAAATCATTAAACAATGAAAACGGTGTAGCCTTAGTTACAGTACTACTAGTTTTTGTGGTCATCTCCATCATGGGATTCAGTCTTATGGGTCTTGCGGCAAGCAATATAAAAATGACCTCTGGGGAACGGAATAATCAATCATCCTATTACATTGCTGAATCAGGCATTACCTATAAAATGAATGATATTAGGACCAAGCTTAGTACCATTTATGGCCAATCGTTATCCTATACTGATTTTTTTTCTAGTGTGGATAATTTAATGGAATTAGGTCAGGAAAAAACAGTTGAAAATTTATTCGAAGAGTCGTTTGGTGGAAATCCTGTTGTTAAAATAAAAATCGAGAAATTACAGGATGGAACGGTTGTTTCCTATAGCAATAATTATAAAATCACCTCAACCGGCACCATCAATAATCGTTCTAGGACTGTAGTGAAAATCATTCACCTTACTTGGAAACCCAAAAGCGGTGTAACGATTCCAGCAGATACGGTATTATTTGTACAAGAAAATCTTACTTTAAAAAACGTTCCGGTCGATGGGTCAATTGGTACAAATGGAACTGCTACAGATATTACTTTAAACGGAAGCAAAGCAATTGTTACAGGTAATATTTATACGAATGTTGGGACACAATTAAATATTCCTGAGTTTCCTCTTTTTACTATTCCCACAAATGCAGCTAATTTTACAGACACTACATTGAAGATGGACCAAGATATGGTATTAAATAACCTTACTGTAAATGCCAACCAAACGTTAACGATTGATGTTGGTTATATAAACAAGAACTTAGTCGTTAATAATCTTACACTTTTGAGCGGGGCGAAAATTCAAATCGTTGGAAGTGCAAAGCTTTCTATTTATGCTAAAAATATTTCGATGACATCTGGAAGTATCTTGAATACAGGCGGCGATTTCGAAAAGGTTTATATTTTTTTAGAAGGGACAGCCTCGAATATATATGGACTTATTAATGCGTCAATGTATGCCAAAAATTCCAATTTGGTGGTTAACAATTTTGTATCCGGTGTTCAAGGCCACATTGTAACGAGTGGGACGAGTATTTCGATTGTTGGTTCCGGAACAGCTAACTACCCCAAAATGATCTTTGCTCCTAATGCAACTGTCAATATTAATGCTTCGTTTGCAGGTTCGATTATTGCTAAATCTTTATCATCACAAGGGAACGATGATAGTTTTATCTTCAAATTCGTTCAAATAAACTATGACAATTCCCCGCTATTTGTAGATAATGGTACGGGACTATCTCCGGTAAAAGACACGATCACCGGGGAACCAGTTCGCGAGCAATAA
- a CDS encoding prepilin-type N-terminal cleavage/methylation domain-containing protein produces MKKITCYFSSEKGITLIEILASMVILSIIIVSLIAMFVQSSRTNAMSKNIMDATYIAETNMEEIYNIVVASTSYDIATAAIVSKGYTQASKTTTNAFYQKNVTGHYVSIELVPTINSSLVKVRVKVFKDNTKTKKEAQMEILLSWKNL; encoded by the coding sequence ATGAAGAAAATTACTTGTTATTTCTCCTCTGAAAAAGGGATTACTTTGATTGAAATTTTAGCATCGATGGTGATCCTATCAATCATTATTGTGTCACTCATAGCCATGTTCGTTCAATCATCCCGTACTAATGCAATGTCGAAGAATATTATGGATGCCACCTATATCGCAGAAACTAATATGGAGGAAATATACAATATCGTGGTTGCATCCACCAGTTACGACATCGCTACTGCTGCAATCGTAAGTAAGGGATATACCCAAGCAAGCAAGACGACTACTAATGCTTTTTACCAAAAGAATGTCACCGGACATTATGTATCGATTGAGTTAGTACCAACCATTAATAGTTCACTAGTGAAGGTTCGGGTTAAGGTTTTCAAAGATAATACAAAGACAAAAAAAGAGGCGCAAATGGAGATATTACTATCATGGAAAAATTTGTAG